The genomic segment TAGAATTAAGTTAAAAAATAACAGCTCAAGGTACCTTAGTTTTAAAGGTACCAACAATATTaggatacactaaacatgagaaacaagtaacctccctaagtgaATATTGAGTTTGACTAAACAAACCTGTCCAGATCTGTTTAGTCTTGATGTAATTATCATGTTATAACCAGCGAACAGAAGTCTCATCCTATCCATTTAGCATAAgagtaaaaaaatattatgcatgACATAAACAATGTCATTTGAGCATATACAAAGGCAAATCTTATAACTCCCTTCTAAACTATTGTCCGCATGTTCTTTAACATGTGCTAGTCTTATGGAAGCTTAGAAACTGATCTCCACTTCATTCAACTAATTTTATTTGCAAACCAAAAATTATGGCTTTAAAGCATTATCGTGATAACAAGCTGAAGCCTTAAAGGACCCCAAGCTATCAATACAAGACTGCAAAATAAATCTCCACAGTCCCAGGAGGGCACCAAAATACAACAACAGTACAATCTGAAGTAGAGTTTCAGAAACAGTTAAAAGGCCTTAAAATGCAGCACCAATCTTGAGATTTCGTTAAAGATTACATCTTGCAATCGACTAGGACAGAACATGGCAAAAATTATGGGCATTCCACAACAACGGGACCACTCACAAACTCAAGTAGATCATTTAAGGTTTGAGTCTAGCCATTGATGAGAGATTCCATGATATCCAAACCCCGTATAAACTTGTATAAGGATTAAGAAGACCTAATTGCTTAAATAAGTAAATATTTTTTGGTCCCTCTTCAATTATAACAAAGCTTGGTGAGTCTCCTACTCTCCTCCGATATTTCTTCTAGTAAGAGGCTTTACAGATCCTTGTTCAAGAATTCACACGCCTCAAGAATTATGTTCTTTAAATGCTTAGTCTACTTTGTCAACTTAATCCAAGTTTCTGTGCTTATAAATTGCTTGAGATTGGAAGAGATTAGATCGTTTAGGCCTGAAATTATCAAAGCACAAAGGAAATAGGAATTGTTTGAATGAGGTTAAGAATAAAAAGAGGGGGAGAACACGGACTGAGTCGGCGGCGGTAGCAGCGCCGGCGAAATTGGGGATGCGGTGGTGGACGGGGCGAGGATTCCGGGCGATATCCTCGGCTTCCATGAGATCCCAGATCCGCTTCCGGATCCTCCACTTCCACGTCTTGGGATCTCCGCCTCCCTCCTCTGCCAAGCTTGCGGTGGACGCCATGGCCGCGCGGGCCTCAGCGTCGAGGCGGACTCGGTCGGCCTCAAACGTGGCCGGATCGAAAGACGAGGATCCCTCCACTCTCTCGGCGCCGCAGGGATGGAGAGGCCTCgggaaggcggaggaggaggaggaccagGAGCGGTGGAGGGCCGTGGAAGTTTTCGGAGGTGGGTTACAGGCGCCGGCGAGGACGAGCGGAGCGGCGGGAGGCCAGGGGAGTCGGTGGAGAAAGAGAGGCATAGCtttggataatttttttttttggccatcTAAGCTCGCCATGGATTCCTGGAGTCACGCTGTTTTGAGTCGAGTACCGGATCATGGCCGTACGAGGTCGATGTCACACGTACCCAATTTCCAGACACTGCCTTGTACCACTTTattgtttaaaaaaattattttatttaaaaaaatataactaaaaaaTGGAAATAATAACTACTataatgatttgattattttattacgATCATCTAAAACCATGGATTAGAGTGGAGATAATATTATTCAACGCTAGATGACCTATGTTAGAAACTCAAAGAAGTTTTTGAGTGTATCATTTCTTATTGTTTATTACTCATAAACTCTAATTACAAACttattgggaaaaaaaaattgtaacatACTTTATATATGCCCATTTTTTAAGTATTAAAATAGTATAATGCTACAACATAACATTGATATACTCTATAATTGTACCTTACACTATAATACCAATATTCTTCAAAAAGCGTCGGCGGTATAGGTGtgtgttatttattattttgagaTATTCGAGCTATGATATGTGATAATGTGGCATTTCAAATCAAATACATATTTAAAAAGCCATCGTACATGACCAATCATTTTAGAGATATATTTTGAGTGGAAGAGAGGGAGCTGCCTAATACACTTCGGACTTGTTAtcttttggcttttttttttatatatctatattaaattgtatgaatcatctgttttagtaaaaaaaatattaatatttttaaaataataatcacGTTGAGTATTAATGTTATgataatataattataataaaatattattatgtcaCATTATATTCATATGGAatagataaaataatataaattaatattaatattacgTGTGATAAAATTGCACCACTTGAAGAATTGATAGATTCTATTTAAATAAGCGGCAACGTTAGATACCGAATGTGTGTCTCAGATCAGCTGCAGCAGCACAGAGTGTCCGCCGCTCAGCGGGCCAAATCCGAGAGGGTAACCTAGCATTAAAGCGGTGACGGGATTATCACACGTGTCGAAGTCTCGCTCGCGCCCCGTCTTTGATCTCCATCTCACGTGACGGGCTTAACCGATAGCTTCCGACTACGAACCCCACCCTCACTTCTTCTCCTATAAATACCGTGTCGGTCCGTTGTTTCCTTCTTTCTGAAGCGGGACCGAGGGAAAGAACCAGTCTCCTTCCTCTCTTGGGGCAAGATCGAGATCGAGAAAAGGTACCGAACCCTTATTCTAGCATTAATTAGTGAGGATTTTTCTCTTAATCTTGTGTTCTCGTTGTTCTTCTCTTGAGAAATTTCGATCTCTTTCTTAATTCGGAGATCTCTGCGGTTATAAATTCTTCTGGAATTAGGGTTTTTGGGGTTCTTGCCTTTGGTGTTGGGGTTCGATTTTATGGTGGTTTGGTGGGTTTGTAGATGGATCGGTACCAGAGGGTGGAGAAGCCGAGAGCAGAGACGCCCATCAGCGAGAATGAGATTCGGATAACCACACAAGGGAGGACGAGGAACTACATCACTTATGCGACGACCTTGCTCCAGGTGCTTCCTCTGTTCCTTTCTTGTGGAAGATTTAGTTTTTGAGGGATTTGGTACGGAATATTAGATCATAGAATGAACGAAATTTTTGTAATAGTTTTTGCCCAAATCTTGTGCATAAATTTTTGTAATAGTCTAGGGATTCCTATTTATTCGAGCTTGCTTTATAGGATTAGTGGGCGTACTTCTCTTTTTTGCATATTGTAATATGCTGATAACCAAATCACAGAGCAaaggagcttttttttttttccttcccctTTTTTCCCTTGATTTTTATGTCTCCAGCTTGTTGGATAGGGTTTTTGATGATATTGTAATTCACTGATATggacatatacacacacacacacacacacacacacacacacacatatatatttacacacacacacacacacacacacacacatatatatatgtatgtatgtatgtatgtatgtatgtatatcacTTATGctgatatatgtatatacatatgtatatatgtatatcacttatacatatgtatatacatatgtacatacatatatgtatgtatgtatgtatatctatctatctatctatctctctctctctctctctctctctctctctatatatatatatatatatatatatatatatatatgcatgcacacacatacacacatgcacacacatacacatacatacatatatgcatacatacatatatatatacacatacatatatgcatccatacatatatatgtacacatatatatatgtatgtatacatacatacatacatatatatatatatatatatatatatatatatatatatatatatatatatatacagacatatacatacatatctgtatatatgtgtgtgtgtgtgtgtgcttaTATGTGTGCATGTGGACACGGATGCGCACGCGCATGTAGACTTAGACATACGTGCCCGCGCCCGCGCCAGCGCCCGCGCAGATATATATACAATatacatgtctatatatatacgcATATatctgtatatgtatatatgtgtatcgTACAAGGACTTAGATATCCTACCTCCTTGTAGTCTTTAAAAGTAGTTGTGTTCAACTAGTACTTCTAACTATTTAGATGAAGACCCTGTGCAAACTTTGTAATGGTCTTGAGAACATCTAGATGAAAAACTACACATGGTAAAGCAATTCAATATGTCCTATTGTCCCTTCTCAACCTGAAAAAAACAAACACAGACCATGTTGCTAGACGAGCTGGTTCACTCCTTACCCCATCACATTTTGTATGTGACTGAAAGTGAAACAGGTTTTTTTTTGCAATTGTTCTTGAAGATTTTTTaccacaaaacaaaaaaaaaggggggggaaTATAATGtgttaccccccccccccccccaccacccacacacgcacacacagcAAAacaatgaagaaaaggaaggaaaaaaactCCAATTTCCTGATGGGAACAAAATCTTGATGCCTTGTAGATAGACCTCACTGTCACTCTTAAGTCTTGCTGTTAAGTATGGAAGATATTGGAGGGATGAAAATTTATGCATAACCGTTGTTGTTGTTCCATTgttcatttattattataattgttGTGAAAATTGCAGAACACTTTGCTTTGGCACCTCACAGTGTGATATGTTCCTGGCAAGATATGattaaattttcaagaaaattgGACCTTTATCGTAAAAGGTTAACTAAAGAATAGCTGGGTACTCGGACCAAATCCTCGTTCTAGGACTGTACAAACAGAAGAGAACATTAGCTGAAAATATATTGATCTCTTTATAAAAGGTTTTGAAAATAgtcattttctttcttatttctgTAATACAAATTGAGCTCCAAGTGCTATTTTCTTTATCAAATATTTGTGTAGGACTTTAAGTTATGCGGCCTCTGCTACTTAATTTTACAGTTGTTTACAGTTTGCACTTAAACTAGAGTTATATAATGGTTTCATggtttctttaaaaatttgttatttgtgttatttctgTTGGATTAAAATGAGTAGTATTCCTAGTACTTATGACACCAAAAATTTTGTTCATCAGAATTTGAAGGGAGAAGGGATCTCAAAATTGGGATCCCATTCACAACATATGCATGTACTTCCCCTTTCATTgcaactcatctttatctcttttgTAATCTTTTATCAGTCTAAATTATTTAAATGTGAATATGCATATGTTATATGAGCTTATATAGGCACCATTGCTTGATGCAATGGTAAAAGGCTTGGACTGACAAGTGCAATGGTGCAAGTTCAAGTCCTAGGGCAGCCACTGTGTGCATAATAAAAAAATGCCAAAAGTTAGTTTTGTCCCAAGTTTAACCCACCCAGGACCCTTGATTGTCGGGACCATAACTGGGtaatatccttttttttatgtatgaatatatatatgaatgtaaATAGGTATGTATGTAGGTTAATCAGTCTGCTCTGTGATAACCTACAAATCAGTAtcctattttattttctttccctGTATCTTTATAGGAAAAGGGATCTAACGAAATCATTATCAAAGCTATGGGAAGAGCCATCAATAAGACAGTCATGATTGTGGAGTTGATCAAGGTTACATCTGGAAACACACTCTTGACATTTGCTTGAAAGTGTGCTTATTTAAGGCATATTTTTCGTTTGATAAAGTAATATGTACTCAATTAAAGAACCACGTTTTTCCCTCCAGAGGAGGATTGCAGGTCTCCATCAGAACACAAAAATTGAATCTATTGATATAACTGATTTGTGGGAGCCATTGGAAGAAGGCCTTCTCCCGTAAGCAGCATTagttattgttccttttgttgTTCTCATAGTGCAGTTTCTGGTTTGTTGTCAGAATCAACTTGTGGTCTAACAGATGTTTTTGACAGCCTTGAAACTACCCGCCATGTATCAATGATAACTATAACTTTGTCCAAGAAGGAGCTAGATACATCCTCCCCAGGGTAAATGTTGTTATTATGAAAAATGCTATATCGGGCATTGTCAATAAATAATGGATTATTTTCATCATCGTATAAGTACATGTTCTTGAATAATTGCATATTTACATGTACATGTGAAGAATGGTTATCTATCTTTGGAAGTCAGTCAATTTACTTTCCTGTTTCCTTCTATATTCTTAAAACTGAGCTACCGATATATGTAAAGGTATAATTGTATGCTGTAAGAATTAACAACTTCTTGAGTCAGTAGCTTTAGACCTTAATTGAACTATCAGTACAGGCAGGAAGTACAGAAGTTGTTTGTCGTAACTAGCATTGAAAAGCCTTAActtatttccttgctttgattCTCTTGAAATGTGAAATTTTTTCGTTAAAAAACATCTAAAAATTTGTCGTTTTGAAATTTGTCTTTTTGAAGGGGTCCTTTTCATGATTGCAGCCAAATGCTCAAAACATTTAGATTAGATGGACTTCTACTAGGATAGTAGCACTATAGCTTTTCTGTTAAACCTattgaaactagaagcaaaGCAACAAGTAATTAACTTAAACTAAATGCAGTATATATATTCATAGCATGTTAGGGTACTCTTTTGTTAATTATGTTTTCGTTGTGTCTCTGCTTAGCTGTGTTAGTAACTATTCATTCTATGCAGGTACCAACCACCCATACCAGCTGATCAGGTGAAGCCTTCGACAGAACTTGATTATGAAGGAGGTAAGCTGTTTGGATGTAATTTTATCATCCTTGCAGGCAACACATATTGACATGTCTGTTTGATTGCATAGATGTAGAGCCCTTTCCATCTAGTGGTCGTGGTAGGGGACGTGGCAGTCGTGGAAGAGGCAGGGGTAGAGGTACAGTGCTCATCTATGTGAGAGTGAATCATGCATGaatttttctatttaaatgGAACATGGGTTAAATAGTTGGATGTTACTTTTTCAGGATACCTGTTTTGAATCATTATTCTTCTCACATGATGCTGCTTTTAAAATTTTAGTAAAGTTTGTTTGATTCTAATATTGTTAGAGTTGAACTGCTTTATGTTTCCTTGAGACTATGATTGCTTTAAGGTTCCTTAAATATCTCAGGTACTTCTGTAATCCTACATATCGAAAACTCTATATGGACATCTCACCACCcagggggaaaaaaaataaaaactgtaTGGCTTGGTGTGCTTTGTATGAATCACCTTGGTTCAAGAGTTAACAAGCGAAGTCATTTGCTATTAGTAGTATATAAtctaaaattgaaaaataaaatcttgCTTGGTGATCCATGATAACCGGCTTGGATGAGCCATCCTTTTCCCAAGCACATGAGGTGATGCTCATTACTTTATTAATATTCTGTCGATAAACTGAGTGGGCTGGTTTTGCTATAGGGTATTAGTTTCTCATTCAATAATCAATGAAACTCTGAATTGATGTTGTCAGTCTCCTTCGAGCTGCATTTTGTTTGCATACTAATCCATTGTGTCTTTCTTGATCTCATACTTATGTTGTACAGGGATCAGCAACGGGATGGCAGATTACGATGCTGATGGAGGTTGGGATGGTGGACGTGGATATGGTGGCAGAGGGAGGGGGCTTGGAAGAGGCCGTGGTTACTATGGACGTGGAAGAGGCTATGGTGGCGGCTATGGTGGAGGCTATGGTGGAGGCTATGGTGGCGGCTATGGTGGGGGCTATGGCAGCGGCTATGGTGGCGGCGGCTATGGTGGCGGCTATGGTGGCAGGGATATGCAACAAGAATCAGGTGGTTATGACAATGGTGGGCCAAGGGTACAAGGACGTGGTGAGTTCATACTTGGTTGCTTGACACATTATTCTTCGGTATTATTATCTAAATTTAGCGATTTGTTTAAATGTCTTTTCTCAGTTACTTGTCCCTACTTGTGGTTTGAAAATTGAAAGCACATTTCGCAATGTTTTCAGTGCCaagtatttattataattttctgAGATTCTGAAAATTGAAGATTTTGATCTTTTCTTGCATACCATGAGAATTGTTATTTTTGGGGAAAATGCCGACTATAATTTGAAGCTATTTTGGTCTTCGTTTATATTTCTTAATGTTTGAGAACTTTTCTTATTTGGAGATTTGCGGTGTGCATTCTCTTGTTTTGTCCAAATATGCTTGTTTGTCAGAGTCTTGGAACTATCACTAGCATTGAATTGTATCAGGTAAAGAGAATGTGTATTTAGGGCACCATGATGTTTATTAGGGTATCAAAAAGGCCAACTCATGTCTGTAATGTAGTTGTATAAGTGTGGCGCCCGTTACGTGCTGTTAGAAACCTTCTTACTTATAGTGCATGTGTCATTAAGTTAATTGGAGCGGAACTTTGGGCACAATTGCCAAAAATGTAGTAGCTATTCACCAAGCTCCAACCTATCGTGTTTGTGTCAACTGTTGAATGTGAAAATGGGGTTATATTCTGTGTGCTTGTAAGCAGTACGCATGCTTTACAGTAATAATTCTGATAGCTCATCATTGGTGTGGCAGGCCGTGGCAGGGGAGGAAGGGGCCGGGGGCGCGGCCGTGGACGTGGTGGTCAGGGTTATCAGATGGACGCTCTCTAGATGATGCATAAGCCCTCATCTAGTGCAAGATAAATATTCATATGCCTGCTTTGCCCGTGATATTTGAAAACAGTATGGACTAAAACTTATTTGTAGGTGGTTGCTGAAGTTTACTGATAACCTGCCGCCATCTTTGGAATGTGGCTGATGGTGTTTTTGTAGTTAGGTTTTTCTTCATTTATTATTGTCCAAAGTTTGGTGTCTGCTGTGAAATTGTACAATTTCCATATGCTTTTGTAGGAATAATAGAACAGTaaattctttgattcttgaaaccAGTTTGAGCTTG from the Phoenix dactylifera cultivar Barhee BC4 chromosome 14, palm_55x_up_171113_PBpolish2nd_filt_p, whole genome shotgun sequence genome contains:
- the LOC103701236 gene encoding 5-formyltetrahydrofolate cyclo-ligase-like protein COG0212 isoform X2, producing the protein MASLDGQKKKLSKAMPLFLHRLPWPPAAPLVLAGACNPPPKTSTALHRSWSSSSSAFPRPLHPCGAERVEGSSSFDPATFEADRVRLDAEARAAMASTASLAEEGGGDPKTWKWRIRKRIWDLMEAEDIARNPRPVHHRIPNFAGAATAADSLGKLEVFQKAQCVKVNPDSPQKQVRFLTLTGGKKLLTPQPRLRTGFFSVLESQMLSSDSIMEACTSVGAAKYGRPISLDDKINVDLIVIGSVAVDPRTGARLGKGEGFAELEYGMLRHMGAIDDTTMVVTSGGVFGCLVAIAVYMILHMGG
- the LOC103701235 gene encoding glycine-rich cell wall structural protein 2-like, which produces MDRYQRVEKPRAETPISENEIRITTQGRTRNYITYATTLLQEKGSNEIIIKAMGRAINKTVMIVELIKRRIAGLHQNTKIESIDITDLWEPLEEGLLPLETTRHVSMITITLSKKELDTSSPGYQPPIPADQVKPSTELDYEGDVEPFPSSGRGRGRGSRGRGRGRGISNGMADYDADGGWDGGRGYGGRGRGLGRGRGYYGRGRGYGGGYGGGYGGGYGGGYGGGYGSGYGGGGYGGGYGGRDMQQESGGYDNGGPRVQGRGRGRGGRGRGRGRGRGGQGYQMDAL